In Gopherus flavomarginatus isolate rGopFla2 chromosome 1, rGopFla2.mat.asm, whole genome shotgun sequence, a single genomic region encodes these proteins:
- the LOC127035970 gene encoding olfactory receptor 52R1-like — translation MSDSNTTDVTNPSTFILLGIPGLEAAHIWISIPFCTMYVTAILGNFTILFIVKREPSLHGPMYYFLCMLAVTDLVLSTSILPKTLSIFWFNSREIDFSACLTQMYFIHCFSAMESGIFVAMAFDRYVAICDPLRHSTTLTNPVVARICLAVVLRSGMLTLPYPFLARSWPYCTTNIIPQSYCEHIAVVKLSCTDIHVSSYYGLFVVFSVIGLDVSFIAVSYTHILWAIFHLPTKDARLKTFGTCGSHICVILAFYIPALFSFLTHRFGHNVPLHFHILIANMYLLVPPMLNPIIYGVRTKGIRDRVLQLFTHKGT, via the coding sequence atgtcagattccaacacaactgacgtcaccaacccctccaccttcatcctgctgggcattcctggcctggaggcagcccacatctggatctccatccccttctgcaccatgtacgtcacagccatcttggggaacttcaccatcctgttcatcgtGAAGAGAGAGCCAagcctccatgggcccatgtactatttcctctgcatgctggctgtcaccgacctggtcctgtccacatccatcctgcccaaaacactgagcatcttctggttcaattctagggagatcgatttcagtgcctgcctcacccagatgtacttcattcactgcttctcagcgatggagtctgggatcttcgtggccatggcttttgatcgttACGTGGCCATTtgtgatcccctgagacattccaccacCCTGACAAACCCTGTGGTGGCCAGGATCTGCCTAGCTGTGGTGCTGCGCAGTGGCATGCTCACACTGCCCTATCCTTTTCTAGCGAGAAGTTGGCCATATTGTACAACTAATATTATCCCACAATCATATTGTGAGCACATAGCCGTGGTGAAGCTGTCCTGCACCGACATCCATGTCAGTAGTTACTACGGTCTCTTTGTGGTATTCTCTGTTATTGGATTGGATGTGTCTTTTATTGCTGTGTCCTACACCCATATCCTTTGGGCCATCTTCCAtctccccacaaaggatgcccggCTAAAGACATTTGGGACCTGTGGCTCCCACATCTGTGTCAtcttagccttttacatcccagCTCTATTCTCCTTCCTCACACACCGGTTTGGCCAcaatgtgcccctgcatttccacATTCTCATAGCCAACATGTACCTCCTGGTTCcacccatgttaaaccccatcatctacggggTAAGGACCAAAGGGATCCGGGACAGGGTGCTCcagctctttactcataaagggACTTGA